In a genomic window of Quercus lobata isolate SW786 chromosome 4, ValleyOak3.0 Primary Assembly, whole genome shotgun sequence:
- the LOC115983551 gene encoding cytokinin riboside 5'-monophosphate phosphoribohydrolase LOG1-like isoform X1 has protein sequence MEGEEGSSATPNVNKRIFKRICVFCGSRAGYKSTFGDAALELGKLLVKRKINLVYGGGSVGLMGLISQTVFNGGCHVLGVIPKALLPHEVLFHAYSIYCAFFIYLLYEILELIKPHLQISGETIGEVKEVADMHQRKAEMAKHADAFIAIPGGYGTMEELLEVITWSQLGIHDKPVGLLNVDGYYNSLLALFDKGVEEGFIEDSARHIVIIANTADELIKKMEEHEPVHDKVAPGQSWEVNQLLESNVGSPKI, from the exons ATGGAAGGAGAAGAAGGATCATCTGCCACACCAAAtgtaaataaaagaatattcaAAAGAATATGTGTTTTCTGTGGTAGTAGAGCTGGATACAAATCTACATTTGGTGATGCAGCTCTTGAGCTTGGTAAACTGCTG GTTAAGAGAAAGATCAATTTGGTTTATGGTGGAGGAAGTGTAGGTCTAATGGGTTTGATCTCTCAGACTGTGTTTAATGGAGGTTGCCATGTTCTCGG AGTGATTCCTAAAGCTCTTTTGCCTCATGAGGTACTATTTCATGCCTATAGTATATACTGTGCTTTCTTTATCTATCTTCTTTATGAAATATTGGAACTGATCAAACCCCACTTGCAGATATCAGGAGAAACCATAGGAGAAGTGAAAGAAGTTGCAGATATGCATCAAAGGAAGGCAGAAATGGCAAAACATGCCGATGCATTCATTGCTATTCCGG GTGGTTATGGAACCATGGAAGAATTGTTAGAGGTGATAACATGGTCTCAACTTGGAATCCATGACAAACCA gTGGGCTTGTTGAACGTAGATGGATATTATAATAGCTTGCTTGCCTTATTTGATAAAGGAGTGGAAGAGGGTTTCATAGAGGATTCAGCAAGACATATTGTGATTATTGCCAATACTGCAGATGAACTCATAAAGAAAATGGAG GAGCATGAGCCTGTCCATGACAAGGTAGCACCGGGACAAAGTTGGGAAGTGAACCAATTGTTAGAGTCTAATGTGGGAAGCCCAAAGATCTAA
- the LOC115983551 gene encoding cytokinin riboside 5'-monophosphate phosphoribohydrolase LOG1-like isoform X2: MEGEEGSSATPNVNKRIFKRICVFCGSRAGYKSTFGDAALELGKLLVKRKINLVYGGGSVGLMGLISQTVFNGGCHVLGVIPKALLPHEISGETIGEVKEVADMHQRKAEMAKHADAFIAIPGGYGTMEELLEVITWSQLGIHDKPVGLLNVDGYYNSLLALFDKGVEEGFIEDSARHIVIIANTADELIKKMEEHEPVHDKVAPGQSWEVNQLLESNVGSPKI, from the exons ATGGAAGGAGAAGAAGGATCATCTGCCACACCAAAtgtaaataaaagaatattcaAAAGAATATGTGTTTTCTGTGGTAGTAGAGCTGGATACAAATCTACATTTGGTGATGCAGCTCTTGAGCTTGGTAAACTGCTG GTTAAGAGAAAGATCAATTTGGTTTATGGTGGAGGAAGTGTAGGTCTAATGGGTTTGATCTCTCAGACTGTGTTTAATGGAGGTTGCCATGTTCTCGG AGTGATTCCTAAAGCTCTTTTGCCTCATGAG ATATCAGGAGAAACCATAGGAGAAGTGAAAGAAGTTGCAGATATGCATCAAAGGAAGGCAGAAATGGCAAAACATGCCGATGCATTCATTGCTATTCCGG GTGGTTATGGAACCATGGAAGAATTGTTAGAGGTGATAACATGGTCTCAACTTGGAATCCATGACAAACCA gTGGGCTTGTTGAACGTAGATGGATATTATAATAGCTTGCTTGCCTTATTTGATAAAGGAGTGGAAGAGGGTTTCATAGAGGATTCAGCAAGACATATTGTGATTATTGCCAATACTGCAGATGAACTCATAAAGAAAATGGAG GAGCATGAGCCTGTCCATGACAAGGTAGCACCGGGACAAAGTTGGGAAGTGAACCAATTGTTAGAGTCTAATGTGGGAAGCCCAAAGATCTAA
- the LOC115983551 gene encoding cytokinin riboside 5'-monophosphate phosphoribohydrolase LOG1-like isoform X3, which produces MGLISQTVFNGGCHVLGVIPKALLPHEISGETIGEVKEVADMHQRKAEMAKHADAFIAIPGGYGTMEELLEVITWSQLGIHDKPVGLLNVDGYYNSLLALFDKGVEEGFIEDSARHIVIIANTADELIKKMEEHEPVHDKVAPGQSWEVNQLLESNVGSPKI; this is translated from the exons ATGGGTTTGATCTCTCAGACTGTGTTTAATGGAGGTTGCCATGTTCTCGG AGTGATTCCTAAAGCTCTTTTGCCTCATGAG ATATCAGGAGAAACCATAGGAGAAGTGAAAGAAGTTGCAGATATGCATCAAAGGAAGGCAGAAATGGCAAAACATGCCGATGCATTCATTGCTATTCCGG GTGGTTATGGAACCATGGAAGAATTGTTAGAGGTGATAACATGGTCTCAACTTGGAATCCATGACAAACCA gTGGGCTTGTTGAACGTAGATGGATATTATAATAGCTTGCTTGCCTTATTTGATAAAGGAGTGGAAGAGGGTTTCATAGAGGATTCAGCAAGACATATTGTGATTATTGCCAATACTGCAGATGAACTCATAAAGAAAATGGAG GAGCATGAGCCTGTCCATGACAAGGTAGCACCGGGACAAAGTTGGGAAGTGAACCAATTGTTAGAGTCTAATGTGGGAAGCCCAAAGATCTAA
- the LOC115987441 gene encoding actin-related protein 7, with amino-acid sequence MEAAVVDAGSKFLKAGPAIPDQAPSMIIPTQMKRMPEDGSMDDSSLSEEIIIDPVVRGYIRDWDAMEDLLHHVLYSGLGWEMGNEGQILFTDPLSTPKAVREQLVQLMFETFNISGFYASEQAVLSLYAVGRISGCTVDIGHGKIDIAPVIEGAVQHIASRRFEIGGIDLTKLLAQELHKSNPLVNISMSDVEKIKEQYSCCADDELAYDKTKNSCQIEKHTLPDGQVITIGREKYTVGEALFQPSLLGLEAHGIVEQLVRSISTVSSDNHRQLLENTVLCGGTASMPGFEDRFQKEASLSSSAVRPALVKAPEYMPENLTVCSAWVGGAILAKVVFPQNQHITKADYDETGPSIVHRKCF; translated from the exons ATGGAGGCTGCGGTGGTCGATGCCGGCTCCAAGTTCCTCAAAGCCGGTCCTGCCATTCCCGATCAAGCTCCTTCCATG ATAATTCCTACCCAAATGAAACGCATGCCTGAAGATGGATCAATGGATGATAGTTCATTGTCTGAGGAAATTATTATTGATCCAGTTGTTCGAGGTTACATTAGAGACTGGGATGCCATGGAAGATCTGTTGCACCATGTTCTATATTCTGGTCTTGGATGGGAGATGGGCAATGAAGGACAAATATTATTTACAGATCCCCTTTCTACCCCCAAg GCTGTCAGAGAACAATTGGTGCAGCTGATGTTTGAAACGTTCAACATCTCAGGCTTTTATGCATCAGAGCAAGCAGTGTTATCACTATATGCCGTTGGACGTATCTCAGGATGCACTGTCGATATTGGTCATGGAAAGATAG ATATTGCTCCAGTAATTGAAGGTGCCGTTCAGCATATTGCCTCTAGAAGATTTGAAATTGGAGGTATTGATTTGACAAAGTTACTTGCTCAAGAGCTTCACAAATCTAATCCGCTAGTTAATATCAGCATGTCTGAtgttgagaaaataaaagagcaaTATTCGTGTTGTGCGGATGATGAACTTGCTTATGACAAGACCAAAAATTCATGCCAGATAGAGAAGCATACCCTTCCTGATGGACAG GTGATAACGATTGGAAGAGAGAAATATACTGTTGGCGAGGCTTTATTTCAACCATCTTTATTGGGTTTAGAGGCACATGGAATTGTTGAGCAGCTAGTTCGGAGTATATCAACAGTGTCATCTGATAACCACCGGCAGCTGCTAGAAAACACTGTACTCTGTGGTGGCACTGCTTCGATGCCTG GTTTTGAAGACAGGTTTCAGAAAGAAGCTAGCCTGTCCTCATCTGCTGTTCGTCCTGCTCTGGTCAAG GCTCCAGAATATATGCCAGAGAATTTGACAGTGTGTTCAGCATGGGTGGGAGGTGCAATACTTGCCAAAGTTGTCTTTCCCCAAAATCAGCATATAACCAAGGCAGACTATGATGAAACAGGACCTTCCATTGTTCACCGGAAATGCTTCTGA
- the LOC115986607 gene encoding uncharacterized protein LOC115986607 → MESENTTTTTATTTAVSPSSSTNWTIAGGSLVNSVTFESYLSNDQEEEEEEEEDEETTTIANSNPTTPDKSPLILRPPSPDSNPCEIKIGFTQKHEVRQVYVRSTARVYEIYYESGPQKDNEYLCTVRCGIAARDEEVLTTDIKDVTANLDGPRKGVGEEEIKNGSNLTTNEDGWVEVKAPCGPVVENKTIAVPSKADSMEWTSKQELYEATAEITDASPCTSLTLRLLSLQSKGCVYVDEVFVFADPVDDADSENQEGQIENSAGSSLMAMLVPTLLQFSKSTERTTDTREMQKFPESGSRSTDPTTFAAKIPQEGKSSITVHQDVKLQEVNGDGAGPAQLQNPPQVPVLEIKPDNPPYTHLERAMDQLVSRVARIEDLFLRFEENMLKPIGSIEARLQRVEQQLEVLNKKSENSELPSHSRICAPEFSSNESVTNSFYSSVNGCLNYIYGSFESDKKDFCSDAISIPFNDTSDSVNATLVVPSLVVTAPEFSNVDDEEENLASESVTSPLKDKPKQVVSIDDALASALAGFVSSTSIQPPSYTQTLAVKAPEFANEEDGNDDKKDSARVQCEIDTDHSVSYDKTDGAQSMKDSTSSDTSLEGERNVTRSLNDDYSEKTTEWAHNECQNYDRGEDNCQATGIDTGVSSAEPDVARTDSYQIVKENEIEEVSNEISDMSVPDNTNISNGVLPSQTENVSDTTQEGAVASLELVAATESKKSGSDILRKVLEFSYASAVDFKTPVLDVKFASQENSKTWTTLEALLTDMQKLSIEPPVIEDTGDNDSSIGEQSSLILVEDGEPSASATNGHFSLDTNYCNLMDVALITEGESLQDYRPCCCSHESFAASLI, encoded by the exons ATGGAATCGgaaaacaccaccaccaccaccgcaaCAACCACCGCAGTTTCTCCGAGCTCCTCTACGAACTGGACCATCGCCGGTGGCTCTCTCGTAAATTCCGTCACTTTCGAGTCCTATCTTTCCAAcgatcaagaagaagaagaagaagaagaagaagatgaagaaaccaCCACAATCGCCAATTCAAATCCAACCACACCCGACAAATCCCCGCTTATTCTGCGCCCTCCCTCACCGGATTCGAACCCTTGCGAGATCAAAA TTGGTTTCACGCAAAAGCATGAGGTGAGGCAGGTTTATGTTCGAAGTACTGCTCGAGTCTATGAGATATACTATGAATCTGGCCCACAGAAAGACAATGAGTATCTGTGTACTGTTCGCTGCGGTATTGCTGCCAGAGATGAGGAAGTGCTCACAACTGACATTAAAGATGTTACTGCCAATCTGGATGGGCCTAGAAAAGGTGTCGGTgaagaagagataaaaaatgGTAGTAATTTGACTACCAATGAAGATGGCTGGGTTGAAGTGAAAGCCCCTTGTGGTCCTGTGGTTGAGAATAAAACCATCGCTGTGCCATCAAAGGCTGATAGCATGGAATGGACAAGCAAACAG GAGTTATATGAGGCTACAGCAGAGATTACTGATGCTAGTCCTTGCACATCCCTCACACTTCGTCTGCTCTCACTTCAGAGTAAAGGGTGTGTCTATGTTGATGAAGTGTTTGTGTTTGCGGATCCTGTTGATGATGCTGATTCTGAAAATCAAGAGGGTCAGATTGAAAACTCAGCTGGAAGTTCTCTTATGGCCATGCTTGTACCTACCCTTTTGCAGTTTTCCAAGTCGACTGAACGCACTACTGATACAAGGGAAATGCAGAAATTCCCAGAGTCTGGTTCAAGATCAACTGATCCAACAACTTTTGCTGCTAAAATTCCGCAGGAAGGAAAATCCAGCATAACTGTCCATCAAGATGTCAAGTTGCAAGAAGTGAATGGTGATGGTGCTGGTCCAGCTCAGTTACAGAACCCTCCACAAGTTCCTGTTTTAGAAATCAAGCCTGATAACCCGCCATATACTCATCTTGAAAGAGCCATGGACCAACTTGTTTCTCGAGTGGCCAGAATTGAAGATCTTTTTTTGAGGTTTGAAGAAAACATGCTGAAGCCCATAGGCAGCATTGAGGCAAGACTCCAGAGAGTAGAGCAGCAACTTGAAGTGCTAAACAAGAAATCAGAGAATTCTGAATTGCCATCTCACTCAAGAATTTGTGCTCCTGAATTTTCTAGCAATGAATCAGTTACCAACTCCTTTTACAGTAGTGTAAATGGTTGTCTTAATTATATTTATGGGTCATTTGAATCAGATAAGAAGGATTTTTGTTCAGATGCCATATCCATCCCTTTTAATGATACGTCTGATTCAGTAAATGCTACTTTGGTGGTCCCAAGTCTAGTAGTTACAGCTCCTGAGTTTTCAAATGTTGATGATGAGGAAGAAAATTTGGCGTCAGAATCAGTGACAAGTCCTTTAAAGGATAAACCAAAGCAAGTTGTGTCAATTGATGATGCTTTGGCATCAGCACTGGCAGGATTTGTATCTTCAACTTCAATTCAGCCTCCATCATATACTCAAACTCTTGCAGTTAAAGCCCCTGAGTTTgcaaatgaagaagatggaaatGACGATAAAAAAGATTCAGCTAGAGTTCAATGTGAAATAGATACAGATCATTCAGTTTCTTATGATAAAACAGATGGGGCACAGAGCATGAAAGATTCAACTTCATCCGATACTTCTTTAGAGGGTGAAAGGAATGTGACTAGATCTCTTAATGATGACTACTCAGAGAAGACAACTGAGTGGGCTCACAACGAATGCCAGAACTATGACAGAGGAGAAGACAATTGTCAGGCCACAGGAATTGACACTGGTGTCTCTTCAGCTGAACCTGATGTGGCAAGAACGGATTCCTATCAGATagtgaaggaaaatgaaattgaaGAAGTGAGCAATGAGATAAGTGACATGTCAGTTCCTGATAATACTAATATTTCAAATGGTGTGCTTCCAAGTCAGACTGAGAATGTCTCTGATACTACCCAGGAAGGAGCTGTTGCAAGCTTGGAATTAGTTGCTGCTACTGAAAGCAAAAAGTCTGGATCTGACATTCTGCGGAAAgttcttgaattttcttatgCTTCTGCAGTGGATTTCAAGACTCCAGTTCTGGATGTGAAATTTGCATCTCAGGAAAATTCTAAGACTTGGACTACCCTTGAAGCTCTTTTGACTGACATGCAGAAATTAAGTATTGAACCTCCTGTCATTGAGGATACTGGTGACAATGATTCCTCCATTGGCGAGCAATCCAGCTTAATTTTGGTGGAGGATGGTGAACCATCAGCTTCTGCAACCAATGGCCATTTTTCACTGGATACAAACTACTGTAATTTAATGGACGTGGCTTTGATCACCGAGGGCGAAAGCCTGCAGGATTATCGTCCATGCTGCTGCAGCCATGAATCGTTTGCAGCAAGTCTGATATGA
- the LOC115988037 gene encoding 60S ribosomal protein L7-4-like: MGEEAVKTVIPESVLKKRKREEEWALAKKQDLEATKKKNAENRKLIFNRAKLYSKEYEQQEKELIRLKREAKLKGGFYVDPEAKLLFIIRIRGINAMHPKTRKILQLLRLRQIFNGVFLKVNKATVNMLQRVEPYVTYGYPNLKSVRELIYKRGYGKLNQQRTALTDNAIVEQALGKYGIICTEDLIHEIMTVGPHFKQANNFLWPFKLKAPLGGLKKKRNHYVEGGDAGNRENFINELIRRMN; encoded by the exons ATGGGTGAAGAGGCAGTCAAGACAGTGATTCCAGAGTCAgtgttgaagaagaggaagagagaggaagagtgGGCATTGGCAAAGAAGCAAGATCTCGAGGCTACGAAAAAAAAGAACGCCGAAAATCGGAAGTTGATTTTCAATAGGGCCAAGCTGTACTCAAAGGAGTATGAACAGCAA GAGAAGGAGCTGATTAGGTTGAAGCGTGAGGCAAAGTTGAAAGGTGGGTTTTATGTTGACCCAGAGGCAAAGCTCCTGTTTATCATTCGCATTCGTGG TATCAATGCCATGCACCCAAAGACTAGAAAGATCTTGCAGCTCTTGCGTTTGAGACAG ATCTTCAATGGTGTATTTTTGAAAGTGAACAAGGCCACAGTGAATATGCTCCAGAGGGTTGAGCCTTATGTGACTTATGG ATATCCCAACTTGAAGAGTGTGAGGGAACTTATCTATAAGAGAGGATATGGAAAGTTGAACCAGCAGAGAACTGCTTTGACTGATAACGCCATCGTTGAACAG GCTCTGGGTAAGTACGGCATTATCTGCACGGAAGATCTCATCCATGAGATAATGACAGTTGGACCTCACTTCAAGCAGGCAAACAACTTCCTGTGGCCATTTAAACTGAAGGCACCCCTGGGTGGcctaaagaagaagagaaaccaCTATGTTGAGGGAGGCGATGCCGGAAATCGAGAGAATTTCATCAATGAGCTAATCAGGAGAATGAATTAG